A section of the Rummeliibacillus pycnus genome encodes:
- a CDS encoding peroxiredoxin: MAERMVAKQAPRFEMDAVMPNKEFGKVSLEENMKNDKWTVLFFYPMDFTFVCPTEITAMSDRFDEFEDLDAEIIGVSTDTIHTHLAWINKDRTDNGIGQLKYALAADHNQKVAKEYGVLIEEEGVALRGLFIINPEGELQYQVVHHNNIGRDVDEVLRVLQALQTGGLCPANWHPGDALLEG; this comes from the coding sequence ATGGCAGAACGTATGGTAGCAAAACAAGCTCCACGCTTTGAAATGGATGCAGTAATGCCAAACAAAGAGTTTGGTAAAGTTAGTCTTGAAGAAAATATGAAAAATGACAAATGGACAGTTCTATTCTTCTATCCAATGGACTTTACATTTGTTTGTCCAACTGAAATTACTGCAATGTCAGATCGTTTCGATGAATTTGAAGATCTTGATGCAGAAATAATCGGTGTATCAACTGATACAATCCACACTCACTTAGCATGGATCAACAAAGACCGCACTGACAACGGTATTGGTCAATTAAAATACGCATTAGCAGCTGACCATAATCAAAAAGTTGCTAAAGAATATGGCGTTCTTATTGAAGAAGAAGGCGTAGCACTACGTGGTCTATTCATCATCAATCCTGAAGGCGAATTACAATACCAAGTTGTTCACCACAACAACATTGGCCGTGATGTAGATGAAGTTTTACGTGTACTTCAAGCTTTACAAACTGGTGGCCTTTGCCCAGCAAACTGGCACCCAGGCGATGCACTACTAGAAGGTTAA
- the aceB gene encoding malate synthase A, with protein sequence MQHTVTPTIEIIGSQNASTEQILTPDALKFIASLQQQFNDRRKALLEKREVRQKQLDEGASLNFLEETKSIREGDWTIAPLPQDLQDRRVEITGPVTRKMVINALNSGAKMFMACFEDATSPTWENMIEGQINMYDAVRKTISFTQSSNGKVYSLNNETATLLVRPRGLHLVERNVEVNGEPMSGSLFDFGLFFFHNAKELMARGSGPYFYLPKLESHLEARLWNDVFVYAQNYLEIPQGTIKATVLIETITAAFEMDEILYELKEHSAGLNCGRWDYIFSYIKRLRNHSEVILPDRGQVTMTSPFMRAYTQLCIQTCHKRNAPAIGGMAAQIPIKDNPEANEIAFEKVREDKRREATDGHDGTWVAHPGLVPVAMEQFDEHMKKPNQIDRKREDVHVTAEDLLEVPQGTITEDGLRLNCSVGVQYIASWLRGNGAAPINNMMEDAATAEISRTQVWQWIRHPEGKLDDGQKIDIALFKDVLKQELQKIEEQVGKENFAIGRFEEAAEIFTDLTLQDEFEEFLTIPSYQHIS encoded by the coding sequence ATTCAGCATACAGTAACGCCTACTATTGAAATAATAGGTTCACAAAATGCATCAACTGAGCAAATTTTAACGCCAGACGCATTAAAATTTATCGCATCATTACAGCAGCAATTTAACGATCGAAGAAAAGCTTTATTAGAAAAAAGAGAGGTACGTCAAAAACAATTAGATGAAGGTGCATCTCTTAATTTTTTAGAGGAAACGAAGTCAATACGAGAAGGGGATTGGACAATTGCTCCATTACCTCAAGATTTGCAAGACCGTCGTGTTGAAATTACAGGACCTGTAACACGCAAAATGGTTATTAATGCATTAAATTCTGGGGCAAAAATGTTTATGGCATGTTTCGAAGATGCAACTTCTCCAACTTGGGAGAATATGATTGAAGGTCAAATCAATATGTATGATGCAGTTCGTAAAACCATATCCTTCACGCAATCTTCTAATGGCAAAGTTTATAGTTTAAATAATGAAACAGCTACATTATTAGTTCGCCCACGTGGATTACACTTAGTTGAAAGAAATGTAGAAGTAAATGGTGAGCCTATGTCTGGAAGCCTTTTTGACTTCGGTTTATTTTTCTTCCATAATGCAAAAGAATTAATGGCAAGAGGTTCAGGCCCATATTTTTACTTACCAAAATTAGAAAGTCATTTGGAAGCAAGGCTATGGAATGATGTCTTTGTCTACGCACAAAATTATTTGGAAATTCCACAAGGAACCATTAAAGCAACTGTACTAATAGAAACAATTACGGCTGCATTTGAAATGGATGAAATCTTGTATGAATTAAAAGAACATTCAGCTGGTTTAAATTGTGGCCGTTGGGATTATATTTTCAGCTATATTAAACGTTTACGCAATCATTCAGAAGTTATTTTACCGGATCGTGGCCAAGTAACTATGACATCTCCATTTATGAGAGCGTACACACAATTGTGTATTCAAACTTGTCATAAGCGGAATGCACCTGCGATAGGGGGTATGGCTGCACAAATCCCGATTAAGGATAATCCAGAGGCCAACGAAATTGCTTTTGAAAAGGTTCGTGAGGATAAACGACGAGAAGCAACTGACGGACATGATGGAACATGGGTAGCACATCCAGGTTTAGTACCTGTTGCAATGGAACAATTTGATGAGCATATGAAAAAGCCAAATCAGATTGACCGTAAACGTGAAGATGTGCATGTTACAGCAGAAGATTTACTAGAAGTTCCACAAGGTACAATTACAGAAGACGGTTTACGTCTTAACTGTAGTGTGGGAGTTCAATACATTGCTTCTTGGTTAAGAGGAAATGGTGCTGCTCCAATCAATAATATGATGGAAGATGCTGCGACAGCAGAAATTTCACGTACACAAGTATGGCAATGGATTCGACATCCTGAAGGAAAATTAGATGACGGACAAAAGATTGATATAGCTTTATTCAAAGATGTGCTAAAACAGGAACTACAAAAAATTGAAGAGCAAGTAGGAAAAGAGAATTTCGCAATTGGTCGTTTTGAAGAAGCTGCTGAAATCTTTACCGATTTAACATTACAAGATGAATTTGAAGAATTCTTAACAATACCAAGCTACCAACATATATCGTAA
- a CDS encoding YhfH family protein codes for MQNEQNERYPKLCTECGCEIVEQVESALFECERCLGSKEE; via the coding sequence ATGCAAAACGAACAAAACGAAAGATATCCAAAACTTTGTACAGAATGCGGGTGTGAAATTGTGGAGCAAGTCGAATCTGCGTTATTTGAATGTGAACGCTGCCTTGGCTCTAAAGAAGAATAA
- a CDS encoding TlpA disulfide reductase family protein, whose protein sequence is MKLRSEMPELEGETAWLNGEVSKSDLVGEKPTLIHFWSISCHLCKEAMPEVNNFRDKYKDELNVVAVHMPRSEKDLDLNDIKEVAAEHGITQPIFVDSKMKLTDAFENQYVPAYYVFDKDGKLRHFQAGGSGMKMLEKRVNRVLDEVRNAQ, encoded by the coding sequence ATGAAATTACGTTCAGAAATGCCTGAATTAGAAGGCGAAACAGCTTGGCTAAACGGTGAAGTTTCAAAATCAGATTTAGTTGGTGAAAAACCAACATTAATCCATTTTTGGTCAATTAGTTGTCATTTATGTAAAGAAGCAATGCCAGAAGTAAATAATTTCCGCGATAAATATAAAGACGAATTAAATGTTGTTGCAGTTCATATGCCACGTTCTGAAAAAGACTTAGATCTTAATGATATTAAAGAAGTTGCAGCAGAGCACGGTATTACACAACCTATTTTCGTTGATAGTAAGATGAAACTTACAGATGCATTTGAAAACCAATATGTACCTGCTTATTATGTATTTGATAAAGACGGTAAGCTTCGTCATTTCCAAGCAGGCGGTAGCGGTATGAAAATGCTTGAAAAACGTGTGAATCGTGTACTTGATGAAGTACGTAACGCACAATAA